The Agrobacterium vitis genome has a segment encoding these proteins:
- the surE gene encoding 5'/3'-nucleotidase SurE, with translation MRILLTNDDGIHADGLAVLERIARTLSDDVWIVAPETDQSGLAHSLTLSEPLRLRQLGEKRYALRGTPTDCVIMAIRKLLPGKPDLVLSGVNAGANLADDVTYSGTVAGAIEGTVHGVRSFALSQAYSYVAGHSIPWDVAETHAPALIAKLMRIDLPPGTFLNLNFPNCEPGEVAGVDVTSQGKLDFGLSVEERTDGRGLPYFWLRFGDRKGNFRPGTDIGTLRDNRISVTPLKLDLTDYAVQDIIAAALNPEVGS, from the coding sequence ATGCGGATTCTGCTGACCAATGACGATGGCATTCATGCAGACGGTCTGGCCGTTCTGGAAAGAATCGCCCGGACGCTGTCCGACGATGTGTGGATTGTTGCGCCGGAAACCGACCAGAGCGGGCTTGCCCATTCGCTGACCTTGTCGGAGCCGTTGCGACTGCGGCAGCTTGGTGAGAAGCGCTATGCCCTGCGGGGAACGCCGACCGATTGCGTGATCATGGCCATCCGCAAACTGCTGCCCGGCAAGCCGGATCTGGTGCTATCGGGCGTCAATGCCGGGGCGAACCTTGCTGATGATGTCACCTATTCCGGCACGGTGGCTGGGGCCATTGAAGGCACGGTGCATGGGGTGCGCTCGTTTGCGCTTAGCCAGGCCTATAGCTACGTGGCTGGCCATTCCATTCCCTGGGATGTGGCTGAAACGCATGCGCCAGCGCTGATTGCCAAGCTGATGCGCATCGACCTGCCGCCCGGCACATTCCTCAACCTGAATTTCCCCAATTGCGAGCCGGGCGAGGTTGCGGGCGTCGATGTGACCTCACAGGGCAAACTCGACTTTGGGCTCAGCGTCGAAGAGCGGACGGATGGACGTGGGCTGCCCTATTTCTGGCTGCGATTCGGCGACCGTAAGGGCAATTTCCGCCCCGGAACCGATATTGGCACATTGCGTGACAACCGTATTTCGGTCACGCCGCTGAAGCTGGACCTGACCGATTACGCGGTTCAGGATATCATCGCCGCCGCGCTGAACCCGGAGGTGGGGTCTTGA
- a CDS encoding protein-L-isoaspartate(D-aspartate) O-methyltransferase yields MKSAMLEKEGFAALVLRLRSEGISDINLLTAVEQTPRSRFVAHHLAEHAYSRQTIPLECGAFMEGADLAVRLIERLRVKPGQRVMEVGTGSGFMTAVLARLCERVVSVERYKTLVNDAQARLEQLSVRNAIIRHGDGSLGLPGEGTFDRIIATAAFPSMPKVFTEQLVHNGVLLAPLILDENRCVMVRLTRTGSRFEREDLFEVPYLPLTPNVAAFL; encoded by the coding sequence TTGAAATCCGCAATGCTTGAAAAAGAAGGCTTTGCCGCCCTGGTGCTGCGGCTGCGCTCCGAGGGAATTTCCGACATCAACCTGCTGACGGCAGTGGAACAGACGCCCCGCTCGCGATTCGTCGCCCATCATCTGGCCGAGCACGCCTATTCCCGCCAGACGATCCCGCTTGAATGCGGTGCCTTCATGGAAGGGGCCGATCTTGCCGTCCGGCTGATCGAGCGCCTGCGGGTCAAGCCCGGCCAACGGGTGATGGAGGTCGGCACCGGTAGCGGGTTCATGACCGCTGTTCTGGCGCGGCTTTGCGAACGTGTCGTCTCGGTGGAACGCTACAAGACGCTGGTCAACGATGCGCAGGCCCGTCTGGAGCAATTATCGGTCCGCAATGCGATTATTCGTCATGGCGATGGCAGCCTGGGCTTGCCGGGCGAAGGGACATTCGACCGAATCATCGCGACCGCCGCCTTCCCATCGATGCCGAAAGTCTTTACCGAGCAACTGGTCCATAACGGGGTGCTGCTGGCTCCGTTGATTTTGGACGAAAATCGATGCGTCATGGTGCGGCTCACCCGTACCGGTAGCCGGTTTGAGCGGGAAGACCTGTTCGAGGTTCCCTATCTGCCCCTAACGCCGAATGTTGCTGCCTTCCTCTGA